ttatttcataatatgcagaaaaacataaaataaataataaatataaaatatttattctgcaaaatgtgcagatcttaacctaagtatgtatatTTCAAATCATaagcattttctaaatctcagatcaaaacaaacaaacgaaatgagaataaacttcaaaatcaatatttatatcgaacaataaacaaaatgaaaaagagaaaaatattgaagatagatatgattggcacgtgaacgttaacttctcataaccataattaatttttaaattactaaatcatgatataataCCGAGCTGACATAGGTTCATTGTAATCAAATAGACCCGAGATTTTTCGACCTAAACTTTAGGTTCTTATGCGGTAAGTGATTTTTtaaccaatatttttttaaaaaatgggatcaactcattagtaaacaaattatgtaagtaacaaaaagttcaaaaaaaattgtttaaataccaaaatattaattaaatcaagaatataaatttattttttcgtataatatttttaaaataatttttatataaatttattatgcgTCTTGTCCTGGTAAAATTATATTTCCCTAAACTCTTTCCAAACGATCAAATGAATTTCACGTGTTCCACTTTTGTTCTGcttaatttagaaaattattgattttattttttctacgCGAGCCTAACTCGTTCGTTCATTCTTCTGAAATCCCAACCCTTCGAAATTGACCACTCCACTAAAAAGAGTATACAAAaagtcaaatatttttcttagaaGACCTAATTTTTCAAACACTTCTTCGTTGACCTGTGGCATCACTCCCTCGTGTATAAATAGCATTCCCGTCCTTGGTTACTCTTCATCCAAATACATTCATACACATACAAACACACGCAACACACATTcccatacaaaaaaaattgtttgcaaTTTCTCTCCTTTAAATTCTAGCAAGGCGATAAAAGAATGAATACATTCAAGATATCCCATTTCGTTTTGGTGATCCTAATGGTTTTAGCCATTGGTATAACACTTAGTGAACCGCTAAGGGTTGAGGCGAACCACAGAGACAGATATGGTCGGTTGATAGCCTCTACACGGGGGAGAAAAGGTTGGAGCCGTACAAGTGCAGCAATGACATGTGACAAAAGCCCCCGAGTATGTCGTCTCAAAGGAAGTTCAGGCCGTGCTTGCTGTCGTAAGAGGTGTGTGGACTTGAGGACCAACAAATTGAACTGTGGAAGGTGTGGGAAAAGCTGTCAATACTCGGAGATTTGTTGCAACGGGTATTGTGTAAACCCAATGTTTGATAAGAGACATTGTGGAGGTTGCTTTAAGAAGTGCAACAAAGGGAGATCGTGTGCCTATGGAATGTGCAGCTATGCTTAAAGAAACAATGGGGGTACTAAGGTTATTGAGAAAAAGTTTAATTTGTTGGTTTAAATTGGATTACATTCATATTACAATctgtaataaataaatagaaaacatTATATCTATAGCTTACACAAGGGTGGTCAAATTGTTATTAAAATTCCGAAGGGTCCTGTAAAAGTTTGTCATcattttattgtttaatttcCATGTTCTTGTGTCATGTAAAAAACCAATGTACTAATCTTCAATGACGTTTTCAGTTTCTTATGCTAGTTtcgtttattattattattattattttttttttttgacgtcgagtttcgtttattattattatgaatcctaaacattatatatagtaTTACTAAGTTAGACGGTGTCATGAATGTTTCATTCAATAGCCTTTTGTCACATTTTAGTAGGTTTTGGTGTGCTGTAACTATTACGAAAACCAATATCAAAGAATTTAAAGAATTCCAAGAGAATTCATctcattattattttgtatctaAATATAACACATCTGCTAGAGATCATTTTATCTAGGGGAGATTAATTCATTGCCTGAACTCCTCttgttaaataaaaagtatCATTAATTTTATccttacatattattttattttataaaaagagtTATTATATGAagaataaaataacataataaattttttttttttcaaagtaaaATTTCTGTTCTCACAAAAACaacatataaaacaaaacaaaaaaatcctaaattttaactttgatgATAATTACCAttggtctctttttttttttttgagaatttgaGATCTAGTcatttcaaaacaaatataattagaaatgcAATAGTCTTACACtctgtatatttattatttttacatagaCTTGAAGGTTTTAGTAATTATACTTTGTTCTTAAAATCCGACATTATCGTATTCCTGTTTTACTCTATGATTTTAAACCGACATCTAAGAATGTGAATGTACATATTTTGGCGGAAGTTGACTTTTCTGCCTATAAAAAACGATAATAGTGCCATTTGTTAATTGCCGTCTCAGATAGTATTCTATATATGTTACTTGTTTTCAGTCGTATTCAAATAAAAGAGCATTATATTAAACAAGTTGAAGTATAAATAGCAAAGTCAAAACCAACCCATCGTCATCTCAAGCTCGTGCAATCACGTCTACCTATAACTAAGAGCATCGACCGAAGAAGTACTtctttaacaatttaaattcAAATGATGGGGTAAGTTTCATTTCATTGGTCGGCCCTACTATCCGTGTGTCCCACCTTCTCATCTTTCATAAACtacataaaaattcatatactTAAAGGCAAATTAATGATTGTATATTGTCTAGCTCATATATATgtcgtgtatatatatatttgctcACACATAGTTCAAATCAAGCGTCTCCATCTTCAAGCAAAAATGGCTTCTCTTTTGTTAACAGTTTCACTTCTCTTTGCAGCTTTCTCTTATCCTCTTGTAGAGGCTGCTTATTATAGTAATAGTTACTACACCACCCCAAAACCATTACTAAACCCAATCGATTCTTGCTGGCGTAGAAACCCTAACTGGGCATCTAACCGCCGCGCTCTAGCCGATTGCGCGGTTGGGTTCGGTAAAGCCGCAATAGGGGGCAAATACGGGTCAGTCTACGTGGTTACAAACCCATCGGACAACCCTGAAAACCCTAGACCTGGAACCCTAAGGCACGCCGTGATTCAATCTAAACCGCTATGGATCACATTCGCACGTGACATGGTCATAGTGTTGCAAAACGAGCTCATCATGAACAGCTACAAGACTATCGACGGAAGAGGAGCCAAGGTGGAAATCGCATACGGGGCATGCATAACGGTCCAACATTTGAACCATATCATTATACATGGGATAAGTATCCATGATTGTAAACCGGGTAAGTCGGGTCGGGTGCGCAGCAGTCCGACCCATATTGGAAGTAGGAAAGGATCGGACGGTGACGCAATCGCCATATTTGATTCTTCACATATTTGGATCGATCATTGTTTCTTTTCTCGGTGTCAAGATGGTTTGATCGATGTGCTTCATGCTTCGACGGCCGTCACTATTTCTAATAATTACTTCACACAGCACGATAAAGTAAGcatctaaattttacattgtaatttttacaaattaatagCGAGTATATATTCTGAATACTGATGTTATTTTTCCATATGTGATAATGAAGGTGATGTTGCTCGGCCATAATGACAATAATGTGGAAGATCGGATTATGCGAGTTACAATTGCATTCAACCATTTTGGACCGGGTCTCATTGAGAGAATGCCTAGGTATACATTATATACACGTTATCAATGTCTTACCAGAATAAAATCTTGAAATTGCTGACATGTATATGGGGTTGATGACGTGACAGAGTGAGGCTAGGGTATGCGCATATAGCTAACAATAGATACGAGAAGTGGCAAATGTATGCAATCGGAGGAAGTGCTAATCCAACTATCTTCAGCGAAGGCAACTACTTCGTTGCTTCTGATGACCCTAGCAAAAAACAGGTAATTAAACGTTAAAAagatatgtatgtatgtatgtataatttatatcgaaattttgaattctacaactaaaacacacacacacacacacacacatatatatatatatatatatatatatatgaagaaaaaaacGATTAATAATTACGGTTGGAATATCCCACAATAACATGAAATCAATAacgtatttataaaatatattgagATGTATATATTCATTATCAATTGATTTTAAGAAGGAAGAGCTTGTTATTTGAAACTGGTGTCGTGATGCATGTGTGTAGgtgacaaagagaatagaaAGCGGATATGATTCGAAAAGGTGGAAATGGAGAACATCAAAAGACGTTTTCAAGAACGGAGCTTACTTCGTGCAGTCTGGATACGGAACCGTCACGCCGTTGTACGGAAGAGCAGAGTGGTTTCCGGTGTCCCACGGCTCTCTCGTCCCTTCTCTCACTTCCTCCGCCGGCCCTCTCCGTTGCTACTCCGGCAGGACTTGctgattatttataatattcataaacatgttttgtttttgtgttttgtgttttgCTTTCAACATCGAGGCGGAATTCCTGTATCTGAGGTGTATTCTGTGAATTCTTCTTACCCGGGACGGAATTCAAATTTATGGAGGatcgattattttttttttaaagtttttctttttcaagtttgtttttataaagACTTGTATAATTCAGTTATGTATCTTTTAATCCAAAACTTGAGTcgcataattataaaatttgaagttGATCATGTGAAGAGTGTATATATATGATGGGTatgatgatattttttataCGAAACGACAATAAGCGGAACTTTAAAGAAATTGATATATAGTACGCCCATAAGAAAAGTGATGATAATGCTATTCTCAAAAagtattattgttttaaaaatattactacTAGCTCattcttttctaaaaaaaaatattactactCATTCTCAGTCGTATTTAAATAGAGGCGCCGTATATTAACCAAAGTCAAGAATTAACAGAGAAATTCAATAACGTCATGGGCGCCATGTTGTATGCATCCGCCGATACAATGCATGTCAAAATGCATAATTGACTATGTTCTAAAATGACTAACAATCACTAATTTTTCTCTAAACTTAAATGCATTCttacaaaataaatgattaCGTAGATTCAAAACTGTACACATAAGGGAGTTGCAACGTATATATAGGAGATTTggcaaaaaaaacttatatatagGAATAGAGTATAATTACAGTGATTACTTACCGATATTAACTACAAAGATAAATGTGATTGAGCATTTACAGGAGTCATATATGGGACTTGATCAATGGAAGATTACAAGTTTCCTCTAGCAGTAGATTCTCTAGCTGACCAGAACTATATGTCGTGTGTATATATTCCCGTTTCCCACACAGACAGTTTAACTCAAGCAAAATAGTATGGCTTCTTTCTTCTTAATAGTTTCACTTCTCTTTGCACTATTCTTCTCTCCTCTTGTTGAGTCACAAAATCCAATCGATTCTTGCTGGCGTACAAACCCTAACTGGGAATCAAACCGTCCTGCCCTAGCCGGTTGCGCGGTGGGATTCGGAAAATACGCGGCTGGGGGCAAAGACGGGTCGATCTATGTGGTCACAAGCTCAGAAGACGACCCTGAAAGCCCTAGCCCTGGAACCCTACGACATGCCGTGATCCAGACCGAGCCGCTATGGATCACATTCGAACATGACATGGGCATAGTGTTGAAAAACGAGCTCATCATGAACAGCAACAAGACCATTGACGGAAGAGGAGCAAAAGTGGAAATCGCGAACGGACCATGCATCACGATCCAACACGTGAGCCATGTCATTATACATGGTATAAGTATCCACCACTGCAAACCGGGTAAATCGGGTTTGGTACGGAGCACTCCGACTCATATTGGTAGACGGCAAGGATCGGACGGTGATGCAATCTCCGTGTTTAATTCGTCAAATGTTTGGATCGATCATTGTTACTTTTCCCAGTCTGAAGATGGATTGATCGATGTGGTACTTGGTTCTACTGCCGTCACTATTTCTAATAGTTACTTCACTCAGCATGATAAAGTAAGTATATCTATATACATTAAGTTGTAACTTTTTAAAACattgaatattaattattcTTTGATATTTATGAAGGTGATGTTGCTTGGGCATAACGACAACATTGTGGTAGATGAGAATATGAAAGTTACAATTGCATTCAACCACTTTGGACCGGGTCTCATCGAGAGAATTCCtaggtatataaatatattttactaactaaATTTAAC
This region of Brassica napus cultivar Da-Ae chromosome C5, Da-Ae, whole genome shotgun sequence genomic DNA includes:
- the LOC106450746 gene encoding stigma-specific STIG1-like protein 1, whose amino-acid sequence is MNTFKISHFVLVILMVLAIGITLSEPLRVEANHRDRYGRLIASTRGRKGWSRTSAAMTCDKSPRVCRLKGSSGRACCRKRCVDLRTNKLNCGRCGKSCQYSEICCNGYCVNPMFDKRHCGGCFKKCNKGRSCAYGMCSYA
- the LOC106450745 gene encoding putative pectate lyase 2, encoding MIVYCLAHIYVVYIYICSHIVQIKRLHLQAKMASLLLTVSLLFAAFSYPLVEAAYYSNSYYTTPKPLLNPIDSCWRRNPNWASNRRALADCAVGFGKAAIGGKYGSVYVVTNPSDNPENPRPGTLRHAVIQSKPLWITFARDMVIVLQNELIMNSYKTIDGRGAKVEIAYGACITVQHLNHIIIHGISIHDCKPGKSGRVRSSPTHIGSRKGSDGDAIAIFDSSHIWIDHCFFSRCQDGLIDVLHASTAVTISNNYFTQHDKVMLLGHNDNNVEDRIMRVTIAFNHFGPGLIERMPRVRLGYAHIANNRYEKWQMYAIGGSANPTIFSEGNYFVASDDPSKKQVTKRIESGYDSKRWKWRTSKDVFKNGAYFVQSGYGTVTPLYGRAEWFPVSHGSLVPSLTSSAGPLRCYSGRTC
- the LOC125587466 gene encoding putative pectate lyase 2 → MASFFLIVSLLFALFFSPLVESQNPIDSCWRTNPNWESNRPALAGCAVGFGKYAAGGKDGSIYVVTSSEDDPESPSPGTLRHAVIQTEPLWITFEHDMGIVLKNELIMNSNKTIDGRGAKVEIANGPCITIQHVSHVIIHGISIHHCKPGKSGLVRSTPTHIGRRQGSDGDAISVFNSSNVWIDHCYFSQSEDGLIDVVLGSTAVTISNSYFTQHDKVSISIYIKL